In Mycobacterium sp. JS623, one genomic interval encodes:
- a CDS encoding ribosome modulation factor, whose translation MAHRLVTAYREGRKAFGHTLLNPYAGMGDRAVARMWRLGWQRAAEESRGIPPEAERIERLRAEIDALLD comes from the coding sequence ATGGCACATCGGCTGGTCACCGCCTACCGCGAAGGGCGAAAGGCGTTCGGGCATACGCTTCTCAACCCCTACGCGGGGATGGGCGACCGTGCCGTCGCCCGGATGTGGCGGCTGGGTTGGCAACGGGCCGCAGAGGAGAGTCGCGGCATCCCGCCCGAAGCCGAACGCATCGAGCGACTGCGCGCAGAGATCGACGCGCTCCTGGATTAG